The Candidatus Sulfotelmatobacter sp. genome includes the window TCTCAACAGAATCGTAGCAGGAGCGTGCAGTCGCAGGTTGCAGTCAAAGAGCGATGTCATCCTGACCGGAGCCGTTCTTCAGGCGAAGGGAAGGATCTCAGCGCAACGGATGCGTGACGTAAGCCGACGACCGACGACCGAAGACCGAAGACTAACGACCAACGACCCCAGACCGACGACCGCTTTATGCGACAATAGAAGCTCCTCCCATGCCCACGACTGTCACCCAAGCCTTCACCCCGGAGACCCTCCGCCAGCACGGCCTCACGCCCGACGAATACGAAAAAATCAAGCAGCTTCTCGGCGGCCGCGAGCCCACGCTCACCGAACTCGGCATCTTCAGCGTGATGTGGAGCGAGCACTGCTCCTACAAATCCTCCCGCGTGCATCTCAAGCGCCTGCCTACTCGCAGCAAGATCGTCTTGCAGGGCCCCGGAGAAAATGCCGGCATCATCGACATCGGCGACGGCTGGGCCTGCGCGTTCAAAATCGAATCCCACAACCACCCCAGCTTCATCGAGCCCTTCCAGGGCGCAACCACCGGCGTAGGCGGCATCCTCCGCGACATATTCACCATGGGCGCAAGACCGGTAGCGGTCATGGACTCCCTACGGTTCGGCCCGATCACACCACACGTGGCCCCGGACGCGTTCGTCCGGGGTACGACCGAAATCACGCCCGACATTCCTTCCGAAGGACGGACGAATGCGTCCGTTCCCACGCAAGCCGAACTCCACAAAAACCATTCCATCCTCGAAGGTGTGGTCGCCGGCGTTGCCTCTTACGGCAACTGCTTCGGCGTTCCCAACCTCGGCGGCGAAACCAAGTTCCAGCCCTGCTACTCCGGCAATCCGCTCGTCAACGCCTTCGCCCTCGGCCTCGTACGAAAAAATGAAATCTTTTATGCCAGGGCGGCGGGAGAAGGCAATCCCGTGATCTACGTCGGCGCCAAGACCGGACGCGACGGCATTCACGGTGCCACCATGGCCAGCGAAGAATTCAGCGCGGCTTCCGAAGCCAAGCGCCCCAACGTGCAAGTCGGCGATCCGTTCCTCGAAAAACTTCTTCTCGAAGCCTGTCTCGAAGCCATGCAGACCGGCGCCGTTATTGGTATTCAGGACATGGGCGCAGCCGGACTTACCTGTTCGACCTGCGAGATGGGCGGACGCGGCGGCGTGGGCATCGAGATCGAACTTGATCGCGTCCCCCAGCGCGAAACCGGCATGACTCCCTACGAGATCATGCTCAGCGAATCGCAGGAGCGCATGCTGCTGGTCGCGCAAAAAGGCCGCGAGCAAGAAGTCTTCCGCGTCTTCGAAAAATGGGGACTCGATGCCGTCGAAGTCGGCAAGGTCATCCCCGACAACAAACTGCGCGTCCTCGAACACGGCAAACTTGTAGCCGAGATACCGAATCCCGCATTGACCGATGAAGCGCCGCTGTACAAACGTCCGCTGGCGCGCTGGGAACCGCCGGTTCCGCGCGAGAAGCCGGAGCACGTCAAATTCGCCGCCGGAGATTTCACTGCGAATCTCAAGCAAGTGCTCGCCAGCCCTAACATCTGCGGCAAGCGCTGGGTGTGGCAGCAATACGATCACATGGTGCAGACCAACACTGTCGAAGCCCCTGGCGCAGGTGACGCAGGCGTGATCCGCATCAAAGGTTCGCAACGCGGCCTGGCGATGGCGCTCGACGGTAACGGCCGCTGGTGCTATCTCGATCCGCGCCTCGGCGCAATGCACGCGGTCGCCGAAGCCGCCCGCAAAGTCGCTTGCTCTGGAGCAACTCCGGTCGGCGCCACGAATTGCCTGAACTTCGGCAATCCCGAGAAGCCGCACATTATGTGGCAGTTCTCGCAAACCATCGACGGCATCACCAAAGCTTGCGAGGAACTCGAAATTCCCATCACCGGCGGCAACGTCAGCTTTTACAACGAGACGCTCGGCGAGGGCATTTATCCCACGCCCGTGCTCGGAGTCGTCGGCATTCTCGAAGACGTGCACAAGGCCGCGAAAATGCACTTCGCCGCCCCCGGACGCACCATCGTGCTATTGCGCGCCGGCGAGCCCGGCGATATCACCGATGCAGAAGTCGAGTTTGGCTCCTCCGAGTACGCGAAAGAAATTTTGGGCAGCCTCTGGGGATATCCGCCACAACTCGATCTCGAAAGGGAAGCCGCGTTGCAGAAGGCCATCATCGAAATGATTCAGCAAGGCTTGGTCGAATCGGCGCACGACTGCGCCGACGGCGGCGTCGCGGTTGCGTTGGCGGAGAAAGCATTCCCGAAAAATGTAGGCGCACGCGTGAACCTGGCCTCTGACGGCCTTTTCCCCGAGTATGCCCTGTTCGGCGAAGACGCCAGCCGCATCCTGATCTCTTGCGACCCAGCCCATGTAACGCGAATCAAACAAGTAGCGGCGAGTCACGGCGTCACAGCAGACGTAATCGGAGAAACAATTCCAGAACATCTGGAAATTTCGCTGGATGGAAAAATCGTAATCTCAGCGCCGGTGAAAGAATTATGCAACTCGTACGAAAACGCGTTGCAGTCGGCGCTGCAAACCGATCCTGAACTGGTAGCAAGTTAAAGCAGAAGGAAAGATCTGAACCACAGAGGTCACTGAGAAACACAGAGGCGTCAAAGGCTTCTAGCTAGAAGCTAGAAGCCAGGAGCTAGAAGCTTAATGCCCGACAAATTTCACGACGAGTGCGGCGTAGTCGCAATCTTCGCCCATCCTGAAGCGGAAAAGTTGGCCTACCTTGGGCTGCATGCGTTGCAGCATCGCGGCCAGGAATCGGCCGGCATCGTCACCTCCGACGGCCTGACTTCGCACGCCCACAAGGCCATGGGCTCAGTGGCCGACATCTTTACCGAAGACGTGCTCTCGAAAATGCGCGGCTCGCTCGCCATCGGCCATACGCGCTATTCGACAGCCGGAGACTCCGCGCTGCTGAATGCGCAGCCGATCCTGGTGCAGTCCAACAAAGGCTCGATCGCCCTTGCCCACAACGGCAACCTGACCAATGCGCAACACGTGCGCGCCCGCCTTGAGAGTCAAGGCTCGATTTTTCAGACCAACAGCGACACCGAAGTCATCGTTCATCTGATCGCGCTCTCAAAAGAACAAACTCTGCCGGAAGCCGTAGCCGATGCGCTGCGGCGGGTGGAAGGTGCGTTTTCGCTGGTGATGATGAGCAACGATCGCGTGTTCGCCGTCCGCGACCCGCGCGGCTTTCGCCCGCTCGCCATGGGGCGCATCGCCGCGCTCGAAGGTCAGAAGCACGACACCGTCGTCTTCGCCTCCGAGACCTGCGCCTTTGATCTCATCGGCGCTGAATACATTCGCGATGTAAAGCCGGGTGAACTGATCGTCGTCGGATCCGAGGGCGTGAGTTCGCGTTTTTATACCAGCGCCGCGCCGCAATCAAGTTGCATTTTCGAACACGTATACTTCTCGCGTCCTGACAGTATCGTCTTCGGCCGCGCCGTGCAGGCCAGTCGGGAAGAACTTGGCCGCCAACTCGCGCGCGAAGCGGGAGTGGAGGCCGATCTGGTCGTACCCGTGCCCGATTCCGGCGTGACCGCTGCTGTTGGCTATGCCGCCGAGAGCGGCATCCCGTTTCGCTTTGGCCTGATTCGCAATCACTACGTCGGACGCACCTTCATCGAGCCCAGCCAGAGTGTGCGCGACTTCGGCGTGAGATTGAAATTGAATCCGGTGCGTTCGCTGCTGCAAGGCAAGCGCGTGGTGCTGATCGACGATTCGATCGTGCGCGGCACGACCAGCCGCAAGATTGTCCGCATGATCCGCAACGCCGGGGCGAAAGAAGTGCACATGCGGATTTCGTGCCCGCCCACAATCTCGCCGTGTTACTACGGCGTAGACACTCCATCGAAGAAGCAACTCATCGCCGCCAACAAGTCCGTCGACGAGATCCGTGACTACATCGGCGCCGATTCGCTGGCTTATCTCTCCATCGAAGGCCTGAAGAAGGCCTGCGGGGAAGGCGAGAAGATTTCTTACTGCTCGGCCTGCTATACAGGGAACTATCCGACCGACATCATCGATGTCGAGGAAATATTGCCGGCGGCGGTGCGGCGGTGAGTTCGGGCGTCCACGTTAGACCTCGGGAACCTCGGCCCTCGGCCTCAACCTTGGACCCAAGATCAACAACGGCTTCTTCGCTGTTGTAAGTCGTTGAAAAAGCGCGGCGCTTGCAGGATATTTCTCCAAGACGTACATAAATGTACATACATATTTGCAGGCCGTTCGCCTTGGCTCCCGGCCGCATGATCCGCAATCCGAGCGTCGTGCCCGATGCCATTTCCTGAGCCGGAAACGCTACTGGCATCGACGATCGGCATCGCGAGCGCCGTAACCCTCCTGCGTACGAAATTAATGCACACTGTGGCTTCCTGAAGCTCCCTACGACATTTCAACGACTTGCACGAAAATGCAATAGCTTACACGAAAGCTCAACGACTTAGCCGCGAGCGTGCCTGCCAGTTATTCATTCAAGCTGGTTTCTTTGCGTTCTTTGCGGAATTTCTTCGCGTCCTTTGCGTTAGAGCTGTTGATTTTCGCCTCTAGAACAAAAAACTCAACGCAAAGGCCGCTAAGCTGCGGCAAAGAACGCAAAGCGGCGATTGGGAAAATCAGCCTGCTGGCTTCCGCGCCTGGACCACTCGTGGGATCGATTGCAAGTCGTTGACGATGCGCACGGCGCCCCATCCGCTCAAGAGCCGTTTCGTTTCTTCGGCGATCGTTCCGCTGATTTCCAGAATCAGCCAGCCGCCGGGACGCAAGGCCGCATGCGCCTGCGGAATCAGCCTGGAAATGACCTCCAAACCGGTAGGTCCCGCAAACACGGCATTGC containing:
- the purL gene encoding phosphoribosylformylglycinamidine synthase subunit PurL, which produces MPTTVTQAFTPETLRQHGLTPDEYEKIKQLLGGREPTLTELGIFSVMWSEHCSYKSSRVHLKRLPTRSKIVLQGPGENAGIIDIGDGWACAFKIESHNHPSFIEPFQGATTGVGGILRDIFTMGARPVAVMDSLRFGPITPHVAPDAFVRGTTEITPDIPSEGRTNASVPTQAELHKNHSILEGVVAGVASYGNCFGVPNLGGETKFQPCYSGNPLVNAFALGLVRKNEIFYARAAGEGNPVIYVGAKTGRDGIHGATMASEEFSAASEAKRPNVQVGDPFLEKLLLEACLEAMQTGAVIGIQDMGAAGLTCSTCEMGGRGGVGIEIELDRVPQRETGMTPYEIMLSESQERMLLVAQKGREQEVFRVFEKWGLDAVEVGKVIPDNKLRVLEHGKLVAEIPNPALTDEAPLYKRPLARWEPPVPREKPEHVKFAAGDFTANLKQVLASPNICGKRWVWQQYDHMVQTNTVEAPGAGDAGVIRIKGSQRGLAMALDGNGRWCYLDPRLGAMHAVAEAARKVACSGATPVGATNCLNFGNPEKPHIMWQFSQTIDGITKACEELEIPITGGNVSFYNETLGEGIYPTPVLGVVGILEDVHKAAKMHFAAPGRTIVLLRAGEPGDITDAEVEFGSSEYAKEILGSLWGYPPQLDLEREAALQKAIIEMIQQGLVESAHDCADGGVAVALAEKAFPKNVGARVNLASDGLFPEYALFGEDASRILISCDPAHVTRIKQVAASHGVTADVIGETIPEHLEISLDGKIVISAPVKELCNSYENALQSALQTDPELVAS
- the purF gene encoding amidophosphoribosyltransferase, with product MPDKFHDECGVVAIFAHPEAEKLAYLGLHALQHRGQESAGIVTSDGLTSHAHKAMGSVADIFTEDVLSKMRGSLAIGHTRYSTAGDSALLNAQPILVQSNKGSIALAHNGNLTNAQHVRARLESQGSIFQTNSDTEVIVHLIALSKEQTLPEAVADALRRVEGAFSLVMMSNDRVFAVRDPRGFRPLAMGRIAALEGQKHDTVVFASETCAFDLIGAEYIRDVKPGELIVVGSEGVSSRFYTSAAPQSSCIFEHVYFSRPDSIVFGRAVQASREELGRQLAREAGVEADLVVPVPDSGVTAAVGYAAESGIPFRFGLIRNHYVGRTFIEPSQSVRDFGVRLKLNPVRSLLQGKRVVLIDDSIVRGTTSRKIVRMIRNAGAKEVHMRISCPPTISPCYYGVDTPSKKQLIAANKSVDEIRDYIGADSLAYLSIEGLKKACGEGEKISYCSACYTGNYPTDIIDVEEILPAAVRR